From Etheostoma cragini isolate CJK2018 chromosome 1, CSU_Ecrag_1.0, whole genome shotgun sequence, a single genomic window includes:
- the ampd3a gene encoding AMP deaminase 3 isoform X1, which translates to MTTPLDMAISGTEDMPRQFPRVTLSEAEKETQLLAEKVYASALKEEDNKDALSMFNVPEDCPIGLQQAKEHELLKDLAEQQSEESTKRKKSLKMIRSKSMSLQIPVNSDYMRSVAVTPYLSPSSSCSSGPENCPDYQRVTISGDYCAGITVEDYEQAAKSLFNALLIREKYSKLAYHRFCRTTAQFLRSAENTRWNEKDEVLPDVCPCPKDGEDPYSMENIPENLNYELKMKDGIVYVYENAQALRENQPNDLPYPDLETFAIDLSHVLAMIADGPTKTYCHRRLNFLSSKFYLHDMLNEMAELKELKSVPHRDFYNVRKVDTHIHAAACMSQKHLLTFIQETYKTGADRVVLEKAGQKMTLQQVFHSLNMDPYDLTVDSLDVHAGRHTFHRFDKFNSKYNPVGASELREIFLKTDNLINGEYFARIVKEVAHDLEESKYQHAEPRLSIYGRSPEEWDSLAKWFINHKVHSPNMRWIIQVPRIYDIFKAKQLVPNFAKMLENIFLPLFEATINPQKHKQLHVFLKYVSGFDSVDDESKHSDHMFSFRSPKPEQWTADDNPPYSYYIFHMYANIMVLNNLRKERGLSTFQFRPHCGEAGSITHLVSAFLTSDNISHGLNLKKSPVLQYLYYLAQVPIAMSPLSNNSLFLEYSKNPLREFLHKGLCVSLSTDDPMQFHYTKEPLMEEYAIAAQLWKLSTCDVCEIARNSVLQSGLSYQEKKHFLGENYLKDGPEGNDIRRTNVAQIRMAYRHETLCNELSFIVDAVKSETMNSQYE; encoded by the exons ACATGCCTCGTCAATTTCCAAGGGTAACGCTGAGTGAGGCAGAGAAGGAGACACAACTGCTTGCAGAAAAAGTATATGCATCAGCACTAAAGGAAGAAGACAACAAGGATGCCTTGTCAATGTTCAATGTGCCTGAGGACTGCCCAATTGGCCTCCAGCAAGCCAAGGAACACGAACTGCTTAAGGACCTGGCAGAGCAACAGTCAGAGGAGAGTACCAAGAG gaaaaaaagcttGAAGATGATTCGTTCCAAGTCAATGTCCCTGCAGATCCCAGTGAATTCAGATTATATGCGGTCAGTGGCGGTCACGCCATACCTGTCCCCCAGCTCCTCCTGCTCATCAGGGCCAGAAAACTGCCCTGATTACCAGAGGGTCACTATTAGTGGTGATTACTGTGCTGGA ATCACAGTGGAGGACTATGAACAAGCAGCCAAAAGTCTGTTTAATGCTTTGCTTATTCGCGAGAAATACTCAAAGCTGGCCTATCATAGATTCTGCAGAACCACAGCCCagttcctccgcagcgctgagAACACGAGATGGAACGAAAAAGATGAGGTCCTACCAG ATGTGTGCCCATGTCCAAAAGATGGGGAAGATCCCTACAGTATGGAGAACATCCCTGAGAATCTGAATTATGAACTAAAGATGAAGGATGGGATAGTGTATGTGTATGAAAATGCCCAGGCATTGAGAGAAAACCAGCCCAATGACCTTCCTTACCCTGACTTAGAGACCTTTGCCATAGACCTCAGTCATGTGCTGGCAATGATTGCAGATGGACCCAC GAAGACCTACTGTCACAGAAGACTAAATTTCTTGAGTTCAAAGTTCTACCTCCATGATATGCTCAATGAAATGGCGGAGCTAAAGGAACTGAAAAGTGTGCCTCACAGAGATTTCTACAACGTTAGGAAG GTGGACACGCATATTCATGCAGCTGCCTGCATGTCTCAGAAACACCTGCTGACCTTCATCCAGGAAACATATAAGACTGGTGCTGACCGTGTGGTGTTGGAAAAGGCTGGACAAAAGATGACCCTCCAGCAAGTTTTCCACAGTCTCAATATGGACCCCTATGACCTTACTGTGGACTCTCTGGATGTGCATGCT GGGAGACATACCTTCCACCGGTTTGACAAGTTCAATTCAAAGTATAATCCAGTGGGAGCCAGTGAACTTCGAGAAATCTTCCTGAAAACAGACAACCTCATAAATGGAGAGTATTTTGCTCGCATCGTAAAG GAAGTGGCCCATGACCTGGAGGAGAGTAAGTACCAGCATGCAGAGCCACGCCTTTCCATCTACGGACGCTCTCCAGAGGAGTGGGACAGTCTGGCTAAGTGGTTTATAAACCACAAAGTACACTCTCCAAACATGAGGTGGATCATTCAAGTGCCCAGAATATA tGATATTTTCAAGGCAAAGCAGCTGGTACCTAATTTTGCCAAGATGCTGGAGAACATATTTCTTCCTCTATTTGAGGCCACTATTAATCCACAGAAGCACAAACAACTTCATGTGTTTCTTAAATAT GTGTCAGGGTTCGACAGCGTAGACGATGAGTCCAAGCACAGCGATCACATGTTTTCCTTCAGGAGCCCAAAGCCAGAACAGTGGACTGCAGATGACAACCCTCCCTACAGCTACTACATCTTCCACATGTATGCAAACATCATGGTCCTCAACAACCTCAGAAA AGAGCGTGGACTGAGCACCTTCCAGTTCCGTCCCCATTGCGGAGAAGCTGGATCAATCACTCACTTGGTCTCTGCCTTTCTCACATCAGACAACATCTCACATGGACTCAACTTGAAGAAG AGCCCTGTGCTGCAGTACCTGTACTACCTGGCCCAGGTGCCAATTGCAATGTCTCCACTCAGCAACAACAGCCTGTTCTTGGAATACTCCAAAAATCCTCTCCGAGAGTTCCTGCACAAAGgcctgtgtgtgtccctgtccACAGACGATCCCATGCAGTTCCACTACACCAAg GAACCACTGATGGAAGAGTACGCTATCGCAGCTCAGCTGTGGAAGCTCAGCACCTGTGATGTGTGTGAAATAGCCAGAAACAGTGTGTTGCAAAGTGGACTGTCTTACCAG GAAAAGAAGCACTTCTTAGGAGAGAACTACCTGAAAGATGGACCTGAAGGGAACGATATCCGTCGGACCAACGTCGCCCAGATCCGCATGGCCTACAGACACGAGACACTGTGCAATGAACTCAGCTTCATAGTCGATGCAGTGAAGTCCGAAACTATGAATTCCCAGTATGAATAA
- the ampd3a gene encoding AMP deaminase 3 isoform X2, translated as MPRQFPRVTLSEAEKETQLLAEKVYASALKEEDNKDALSMFNVPEDCPIGLQQAKEHELLKDLAEQQSEESTKRKKSLKMIRSKSMSLQIPVNSDYMRSVAVTPYLSPSSSCSSGPENCPDYQRVTISGDYCAGITVEDYEQAAKSLFNALLIREKYSKLAYHRFCRTTAQFLRSAENTRWNEKDEVLPDVCPCPKDGEDPYSMENIPENLNYELKMKDGIVYVYENAQALRENQPNDLPYPDLETFAIDLSHVLAMIADGPTKTYCHRRLNFLSSKFYLHDMLNEMAELKELKSVPHRDFYNVRKVDTHIHAAACMSQKHLLTFIQETYKTGADRVVLEKAGQKMTLQQVFHSLNMDPYDLTVDSLDVHAGRHTFHRFDKFNSKYNPVGASELREIFLKTDNLINGEYFARIVKEVAHDLEESKYQHAEPRLSIYGRSPEEWDSLAKWFINHKVHSPNMRWIIQVPRIYDIFKAKQLVPNFAKMLENIFLPLFEATINPQKHKQLHVFLKYVSGFDSVDDESKHSDHMFSFRSPKPEQWTADDNPPYSYYIFHMYANIMVLNNLRKERGLSTFQFRPHCGEAGSITHLVSAFLTSDNISHGLNLKKSPVLQYLYYLAQVPIAMSPLSNNSLFLEYSKNPLREFLHKGLCVSLSTDDPMQFHYTKEPLMEEYAIAAQLWKLSTCDVCEIARNSVLQSGLSYQEKKHFLGENYLKDGPEGNDIRRTNVAQIRMAYRHETLCNELSFIVDAVKSETMNSQYE; from the exons ATGCCTCGTCAATTTCCAAGGGTAACGCTGAGTGAGGCAGAGAAGGAGACACAACTGCTTGCAGAAAAAGTATATGCATCAGCACTAAAGGAAGAAGACAACAAGGATGCCTTGTCAATGTTCAATGTGCCTGAGGACTGCCCAATTGGCCTCCAGCAAGCCAAGGAACACGAACTGCTTAAGGACCTGGCAGAGCAACAGTCAGAGGAGAGTACCAAGAG gaaaaaaagcttGAAGATGATTCGTTCCAAGTCAATGTCCCTGCAGATCCCAGTGAATTCAGATTATATGCGGTCAGTGGCGGTCACGCCATACCTGTCCCCCAGCTCCTCCTGCTCATCAGGGCCAGAAAACTGCCCTGATTACCAGAGGGTCACTATTAGTGGTGATTACTGTGCTGGA ATCACAGTGGAGGACTATGAACAAGCAGCCAAAAGTCTGTTTAATGCTTTGCTTATTCGCGAGAAATACTCAAAGCTGGCCTATCATAGATTCTGCAGAACCACAGCCCagttcctccgcagcgctgagAACACGAGATGGAACGAAAAAGATGAGGTCCTACCAG ATGTGTGCCCATGTCCAAAAGATGGGGAAGATCCCTACAGTATGGAGAACATCCCTGAGAATCTGAATTATGAACTAAAGATGAAGGATGGGATAGTGTATGTGTATGAAAATGCCCAGGCATTGAGAGAAAACCAGCCCAATGACCTTCCTTACCCTGACTTAGAGACCTTTGCCATAGACCTCAGTCATGTGCTGGCAATGATTGCAGATGGACCCAC GAAGACCTACTGTCACAGAAGACTAAATTTCTTGAGTTCAAAGTTCTACCTCCATGATATGCTCAATGAAATGGCGGAGCTAAAGGAACTGAAAAGTGTGCCTCACAGAGATTTCTACAACGTTAGGAAG GTGGACACGCATATTCATGCAGCTGCCTGCATGTCTCAGAAACACCTGCTGACCTTCATCCAGGAAACATATAAGACTGGTGCTGACCGTGTGGTGTTGGAAAAGGCTGGACAAAAGATGACCCTCCAGCAAGTTTTCCACAGTCTCAATATGGACCCCTATGACCTTACTGTGGACTCTCTGGATGTGCATGCT GGGAGACATACCTTCCACCGGTTTGACAAGTTCAATTCAAAGTATAATCCAGTGGGAGCCAGTGAACTTCGAGAAATCTTCCTGAAAACAGACAACCTCATAAATGGAGAGTATTTTGCTCGCATCGTAAAG GAAGTGGCCCATGACCTGGAGGAGAGTAAGTACCAGCATGCAGAGCCACGCCTTTCCATCTACGGACGCTCTCCAGAGGAGTGGGACAGTCTGGCTAAGTGGTTTATAAACCACAAAGTACACTCTCCAAACATGAGGTGGATCATTCAAGTGCCCAGAATATA tGATATTTTCAAGGCAAAGCAGCTGGTACCTAATTTTGCCAAGATGCTGGAGAACATATTTCTTCCTCTATTTGAGGCCACTATTAATCCACAGAAGCACAAACAACTTCATGTGTTTCTTAAATAT GTGTCAGGGTTCGACAGCGTAGACGATGAGTCCAAGCACAGCGATCACATGTTTTCCTTCAGGAGCCCAAAGCCAGAACAGTGGACTGCAGATGACAACCCTCCCTACAGCTACTACATCTTCCACATGTATGCAAACATCATGGTCCTCAACAACCTCAGAAA AGAGCGTGGACTGAGCACCTTCCAGTTCCGTCCCCATTGCGGAGAAGCTGGATCAATCACTCACTTGGTCTCTGCCTTTCTCACATCAGACAACATCTCACATGGACTCAACTTGAAGAAG AGCCCTGTGCTGCAGTACCTGTACTACCTGGCCCAGGTGCCAATTGCAATGTCTCCACTCAGCAACAACAGCCTGTTCTTGGAATACTCCAAAAATCCTCTCCGAGAGTTCCTGCACAAAGgcctgtgtgtgtccctgtccACAGACGATCCCATGCAGTTCCACTACACCAAg GAACCACTGATGGAAGAGTACGCTATCGCAGCTCAGCTGTGGAAGCTCAGCACCTGTGATGTGTGTGAAATAGCCAGAAACAGTGTGTTGCAAAGTGGACTGTCTTACCAG GAAAAGAAGCACTTCTTAGGAGAGAACTACCTGAAAGATGGACCTGAAGGGAACGATATCCGTCGGACCAACGTCGCCCAGATCCGCATGGCCTACAGACACGAGACACTGTGCAATGAACTCAGCTTCATAGTCGATGCAGTGAAGTCCGAAACTATGAATTCCCAGTATGAATAA
- the lyve1a gene encoding lymphatic vessel endothelial hyaluronic acid receptor 1a isoform X1 has protein sequence MIWLCISFVLSITSVISDQLIETSHIKVFPAVNQSIAGVFQVSDLNDLNHPQYGFNASEARRLCSSLGVNIASKAQVQEALTRGFETCRFGWIDEHFAVVPRIKALSNCGQNLTGLVTWRTSVTQKFDVFCFNESDAATQLRGATTDSPLNSRDYSQQTQSPSKATTSTRTTQSTTSSSTLKTTDNEAVPARFVSSAQRFTGAKAILITSTFALLLTAIIILAYIKLRSRALGSDIKEQQEYIQTEEWTCETNIKETKRAAQEDEKIEVVDNAS, from the exons ATGATCTGGCTTTGTATCTCATTTGTGTTGTCAATTACTTCAGTCATCTCTGATCAATTAATTGAAACAAGCCACATCAAAG TTTTCCCAGCAGTGAACCAAAGTATTGCTGGAGTATTCCAGGTTAGCGACTTAAATGACCTCAACCACCCTCAGTATGGCTTCAATGCCTCTGAAGCTCGGAGGCTCTGCTCGTCCCTTGGAGTGAACATTGCCTCGAAAGCTCAAGTACAGGAAGCTCTCACTAGAGGCTTTGAAACATGCAG atttggATGGATTGATGAACATTTTGCTGTCGTTCCTCGCATCAAGGCCCTTTCTAATTGTGGCCAAAACCTGACGGGCTTGGTGACATGGCGAACCTCTGTTACACAAAAGTTTGATGTGTTTTGCTTCAATGAATCAG ATGCTGCAACACAATTACGTGGCGCAACGACTGATAGCCCTTTGAACAGCAGGGATTACTCGCAACAAACTCAGTCTCCTTCTAAAGCAACAACTTCCACCCGGACCACACAGTCTACGACTTCTTCCTCAACTCTTAAAACCACAGACAATGAGGCAGTACCAGCCCGGTTTGTCAGCAGTGCACAACGTTTTACTGGAG CAAAGGCTATACTCATCACATCCACTTTTGCTCTTCTCCTTACTGCGATAATCATCCTTGCATACATAAAATT GAGGAGTCGTGCTCTGGGTTCTGACATAAAGGAGCAGCAAGAGTACATTCAGACAGAAGAATGGACGTGTGAGACGAACATAAAGGAAACCAAGCGGGCTGCACAGGAAGACGAGAAGATAGAAGTGGTTGACAATGcaagttaa
- the lyve1a gene encoding lymphatic vessel endothelial hyaluronic acid receptor 1a isoform X2, with product MIWLCISFVLSITSVISDQLIETSHIKVFPAVNQSIAGVFQVSDLNDLNHPQYGFNASEARRLCSSLGVNIASKAQVQEALTRGFETCRFGWIDEHFAVVPRIKALSNCGQNLTGLVTWRTSVTQKFDVFCFNESDAATQLRGATTDSPLNSRDYSQQTQSPSKATTSTRTTQSTTSSSTLKTTDNEAVPARFVSSAQRFTGAKAILITSTFALLLTAIIILAYIKLSRALGSDIKEQQEYIQTEEWTCETNIKETKRAAQEDEKIEVVDNAS from the exons ATGATCTGGCTTTGTATCTCATTTGTGTTGTCAATTACTTCAGTCATCTCTGATCAATTAATTGAAACAAGCCACATCAAAG TTTTCCCAGCAGTGAACCAAAGTATTGCTGGAGTATTCCAGGTTAGCGACTTAAATGACCTCAACCACCCTCAGTATGGCTTCAATGCCTCTGAAGCTCGGAGGCTCTGCTCGTCCCTTGGAGTGAACATTGCCTCGAAAGCTCAAGTACAGGAAGCTCTCACTAGAGGCTTTGAAACATGCAG atttggATGGATTGATGAACATTTTGCTGTCGTTCCTCGCATCAAGGCCCTTTCTAATTGTGGCCAAAACCTGACGGGCTTGGTGACATGGCGAACCTCTGTTACACAAAAGTTTGATGTGTTTTGCTTCAATGAATCAG ATGCTGCAACACAATTACGTGGCGCAACGACTGATAGCCCTTTGAACAGCAGGGATTACTCGCAACAAACTCAGTCTCCTTCTAAAGCAACAACTTCCACCCGGACCACACAGTCTACGACTTCTTCCTCAACTCTTAAAACCACAGACAATGAGGCAGTACCAGCCCGGTTTGTCAGCAGTGCACAACGTTTTACTGGAG CAAAGGCTATACTCATCACATCCACTTTTGCTCTTCTCCTTACTGCGATAATCATCCTTGCATACATAAAATT GAGTCGTGCTCTGGGTTCTGACATAAAGGAGCAGCAAGAGTACATTCAGACAGAAGAATGGACGTGTGAGACGAACATAAAGGAAACCAAGCGGGCTGCACAGGAAGACGAGAAGATAGAAGTGGTTGACAATGcaagttaa